The proteins below are encoded in one region of Hordeum vulgare subsp. vulgare chromosome 3H, MorexV3_pseudomolecules_assembly, whole genome shotgun sequence:
- the LOC123445238 gene encoding uncharacterized protein At4g15970-like: MGSVKEGSLKLSSHHVVPFLLGAALPTILLFVLASDRVGEQLSSVSGSWLGNNGGTPGAAPAAHQHEVERFPGLAQLLPKVCTEDRTVIVTSVNEAWARPGSLLDLYLESFKNGEDTAHLLDHLLVVALDPAGFRRCAAVHPHCYLLEVTTVNLTSAAQFMSKQYLELVWTKLELQQRVLELGYNFLFTDADMLVLRNPLRRIPVYADMSVSSDDFSAARAHPLDNPLNTGLYYVKATSRGVRMLRYWRAARPRFPGAHDQTVFANIKRELVAKLGVTIEPLDTVYFGGFCEYHDDLANACTMHADCCVGVDNKVHDLKDVAGDWKRYKSMAPEERKRVGGNMTWTVPARCRRSVNWRKPVHP, from the exons ATGGGTTCGGTGAAGGAAGGGAGCCTGAAGCTGAGCAGCCACCACGTGGTGCCGTTCCTCCTCGGTGCAGCTCTGCCCACCATCCTCCTCTTCGTCTTGGCCTCCGACCGGGTCGGGGAGCAGCTGTCCAGCGTCTCCGGCAGCTGGCTGGGGAACAACGGTGGAACTCCTGGGGCGGCTCCTGCAGCGCACCAACATGAG GTAGAGAGATTCCCGGGCCTGGCCCAGCTGTTGCCGAAGGTGTGCACGGAGGACCGGACGGTGATCGTCACGTCGGTGAACGAGGCGTGGGCGCGGCCGGGCTCCCTCCTCGACCTCTACCTCGAGAGCTTCAAGAACGGCGAGGACACCGcgcacctcctcgaccacctcctcgTTGTCGCCCTCGACCCCGCCGGCTTCCGCCGCTGCGCCGCCGTGCACCCGCACTGCTACCTCCTCGAGGTGACCACCGTGAACCTCACCTCCGCCGCCCAGTTCATGTCCAAGCAGTACCTCGAGCTCGTCTGGACCAAGCTCGAGCTCCAGCAGCGCGTCCTCGAGCTCGGCTACAACTTCCTCTTCACC GACGCCGACATGCTCGTGCTCCGGAACCCGCTCCGGCGGATCCCGGTGTACGCGGACATGAGCGTGTCCTCCGACGACTTCTCGGCGGCGCGGGCGCACCCGCTGGACAACCCGCTCAACACGGGGCTCTACTACGTGAAGGCCACGAGCCGGGGCGTGCGCATGCTCCGGTACTGGCGGGCAGCACGGCCGAGGTTCCCCGGCGCGCACGACCAGACCGTGTTCGCCAACATCAAGCGGGAGCTGGTGGCGAAGCTCGGGGTCACCATCGAGCCGCTCGACACGGTGTACTTCGGCGGGTTCTGCGAGTACCACGACGACCTCGCCAACGCCTGTACCATGCACGCCGACTGCTGCGTTGGTGTTGACAACAAGGTGCACGACCTCAAGGACGTCGCCGGTGACTGGAAGAGGTACAAGAGCATGGCGCCGGAGGAGAGGAAGAGGGTGGGCGGGAATATGACATGGACGGTGCCCGCTCGGTGCCGGAGGTCCGTGAACTGGCGTAAACCCGTGCACCCTTGA
- the LOC123440707 gene encoding uncharacterized protein At4g15970-like: MAVSSKNTLHSPAVVFLLGAISATAVLVFFFTATAGPAWPTAATEGASQAVARSASAPAPKASSPTNATGGDDDDAFARMLRRAAMEDRTVIMTSVNEAWAAEGSLLDSFLESFRVGLNISHLVKHIVVVAMDEGALRRCRAVHPHCHLLLPDVDGLDLSGAKSYMTKDYLDLVWSKLRLQHRVLLLGYNLLFTDVDVAWFRDPRVHITAAADITTSSDFYFGDPDDLGNYPNTGFIYFKATARNARAMAYWHAARARFPDNHDQFVFNEIKRELAAPPIGVRIRFVDSAHVSGFCQLGRDLNRIATVHMTCCIGLENKLHDLRRVVEDWRRYVSRPEWERRAGKIGWRFDGGKCIH, translated from the exons ATGGCGGTGAGCTCCAAGAACACCCTGCACTCGCCggcggtcgtcttcctcctcggagcCATCTCGGCCACCGCGGTgctcgtcttcttcttcaccgcCACCGCGGGCCCCGCGTGGCCCACCGCGGCGACGGAGGGAGCGAGCCAGGCGGTGGCTCGGTCGGCTTCTGCACCGGCGCCCAAGGCTTCTTCTCCCACCAATGCG acgggcggcgacgacgacgacgcgttCGCGCGGATGCTGCGGCGGGCGGCGATGGAGGACCGGACGGTGATCATGACGTCGGTGAACGAGGCGTGGGCGGCGGAGGGGTCGCTGCTGGACTCGTTCCTCGAGAGCTTCCGCGTGGGGCTCAACATCTCGCACCTGGTGAAGCACATCGTGGTGGTGGCCATGGACGAGGGCGCGCTCCGCCGGTGCCGCGCCGTGCACCCGCACTGCCACCTGCTGCTCCCGGACGTCGACGGCCTCGACCTCTCCGGCGCCAAGAGCTACATGACCAAGGACTACCTCGACCTCGTGTGGAGCAAGCTCCGGCTCCAGCACCGCGTCCTCCTCCTCGGctacaacctcctcttcacg GACGTGGACGTGGCTTGGTTCCGGGACCCGCGGGTGCACATCACGGCGGCGGCGGACATCACGACGTCGAGCGACTTCTACTTCGGCGACCCGGACGACCTGGGAAACTACCCAAACACCGGCTTCATCTACTTCAAGGCCACGGCGCGCAACGCGCGCGCCATGGCATACTGGCACGCCGCCAGGGCGCGCTTCCCGGACAACCACGACCAGTTCGTCTTCAACGAGATCAAGCGCGAGCTGGCGGCGCCGCCCATCGGCGTGCGGATCAGGTTCGTCGACAGCGCCCATGTGAGCGGCTTCTGCCAGCTCGGGCGCGACCTCAACCGGATCGCCACCGTGCACATGACCTGCTGCATCGGCCTCGAGAACAAGCTGCACGACCTCCGGCGCGTCGTCGAGGACTGGAGGCGCTACGTGTCGCGCCCCGAGTGGGAGCGCCGGGCTGGGAAGATCGGGTGGAGGTTCGACGGAGGCAAGTGCATACATTGA
- the LOC123440706 gene encoding uncharacterized protein At4g15970-like yields the protein MDMGGSPRKQHGGVGGSHSASFLLGALLPTILLFFLASDRVGERLASISSLGNNDGSSAAHQQTTHANHTGTEERLFPGLAELLPRVATDDGTVIITSVNEAWSRPGSLLDLFREGFKNGEGIAHLLSHTLIVAVDAGALAHCEAVHPHCYLLEVTAADVSSANRFMTKSYLELVWAKLELQQRVLQLGYSYLFTDVDIMWLRNPFRHISLYADMAVSTDRFNGDAEALTNAPNTGFYYVRSTNRTVEMLRRWRAARSRFPPTHDQAVFDEIKGELAAGELRIRFVFLETALFDGFCQLHGEMDRVCTMHANCCIGLENKVHDLRNVAADWKNYTSMAPPERTGGGRRWTAPAQCEASMRQR from the coding sequence ATGGACATGGGTGGCAGCCCGAGAAAGCAGCACGGCGGCGTCGGCGGCAGCCACTCGGCctcgttcctcctcggggctctcctccccacgatcctgctcttcttcctcgcctccgacCGGGTCGGCGAGCGGCTGGCCAGCATCTCCAGCTTGGGCAACAACGATGGATCATCAGCTGCTCATCAGCAGACGACCCACGCTAACCACACGGGCACGGAGGAGAGGCTGTTCCCGGGGCTGGCGGAGCTGCTGCCGAGGGTGGCCACGGACGACGGGACGGTGATCATCACGTCGGTGAACGAGGCGTGGTCGCGGCCGGGCTCCCTCCTCGACCTCTTCCGCGAGGGGTTCAAGAACGGGGAGGGCATCGCGCACCTCCTCAGCCACACCCTCATCGTCGCCGTCGACGCCGGCGCGCTGGCGCACTGCGAGGCCGTGCACCCGCACTGCTACCTCCTCGAGGTCACCGCCGCCGACGTCAGCTCCGCCAACCGCTTCATGACCAAGAGCTACCTGGAGCTCGTGTGGGCCAAGCTGGAGCTCCAGCAGCGCGTCCTCCAGCTCGGCTACAGCTACCTCTTCACCGACGTCGACATCATGTGGCTGCGCAACCCGTTCCGGCACATCAGCCTCTACGCGGACATGGCCGTCTCCACCGACCGGTTCAACGGCGACGCCGAGGCCCTGACCAACGCGCCCAACACGGGCTTCTACTACGTCAGGTCCACCAACCGCACGGTGGAGATGCTGCGGCGGTGGCGGGCGGCGAGGTCGCGGTTCCCGCCGACCCACGACCAGGCGGTGTTCGACGAGATCAAGGGCGAGCTGGCTGCCGGCGAGCTACGGATCAGGTTCGTGTTCCTGGAGACGGCGCTCTTCGACGGCTTCTGCCAGCTCCACGGCGAGATGGACCGGGTGTGCACCATGCACGCCAACTGCTGCATCGGGCTCGAGAACAAGGTGCACGACCTCAGGAACGTCGCCGCCGACTGGAAGAACTACACGAGCATGGCGCCGCCGGAGAGGACGGGCGGCGGGCGTAGGTGGACGGCCCCCGCCCAGTGCGAGGCGTCCATGAGGCAGCGCTGA
- the LOC123440705 gene encoding uncharacterized protein At4g15970-like, translated as MEFHDGNFRRFVKLWIATTIALFLLLMLASQRWPRLDAMLPSPWRATKHNTGNSNETNFAGLAELLPKVATDDRTVIITSVNEAFARPGSLLGLFRESFHAGERIDHFLDHLIVVAVDPMAYRHCRSVHRFCYLLPPTKTSMNLSSASDFMSDAYVELVWTKLELQQRVLQLGYSFLFTDVDILWFRDPFRHIGLHADMATSCDVYSGDPDDLNSLPNTGFYYVKATNRTVEMLRRWRAARRRFPPDHEQNIFNHIKHELAGADSDLRIRVQFLDPAHFGGFCQLFHNDMATACTMHANCCVGMANKISDLRDVLGQWKNYTVMPPAEKKKANAAGRSFGWRDPAKCGTPDKRPQ; from the exons ATGGAGTTCCATGACGGAAACTTTCGTCGCTTTGTAAAATTGTGGATTGCAACCACTATAGCCCTCTTTCTGCTATTGATGCTCGCCAGCCAGAGGTGGCCACGACTAGACGCGATGTTGCCGTCTCCGTGGCGAGCAACAAAACACAATACTGGAAACTCTAATGAG ACCAATTTCGCAGGTTTGGCCGAGCTTCTGCCCAAGGTGGCCACCGACGACCGGACGGTAATCATCACGTCGGTGAACGAGGCGTTCGCGCGGCCGGGCTCCCTGCTGGGCCTCTTCCGCGAGAGCTTCCACGCCGGCGAGAGGATCGACCACTTCCTCGACCACCTCATCGTTGTCGCCGTGGACCCCATGGCCTACCGCCACTGCCGGTCCGTGCACCGGTTCTGCTACCTCCTCCCGCCGACGAAGACGTCCATGAACCTGAGCTCCGCCAGCGACTTCATGAGCGACGCCTACGTCGAGCTCGTCTGGACCAAGCTGGAGCTCCAGCAGCGCGTGCTCCAGCTCGGCTACAGCTTCCTCTTCACGGACGTGGACATCCTGTGGTTCCGGGACCCGTTCCGGCACATCGGCCTGCACGCGGACATGGCGACGTCCTGCGACGTGTACTCCGGCGACCCCGACGACCTCAACAGCTTGCCCAACACGGGGTTCTACTACGTGAAGGCAACGAACCGAACGGTGGAGATGCTGCGGCGGTGGCGCGCGGCGCGGCGGAGGTTCCCGCCGGACCACGAGCAGAACATCTTCAACCACATCAAGCACGAGCTCGCCGGAGCCGACAGCGACCTGCGCATACGCGTCCAGTTCCTCGACCCGGCGCACTTCGGCGGCTTCTGCCAACTGTTCCACAACGACATGGCGACGGCGTGCACCATGCACGCCAACTGCTGCGTCGGCATGGCGAACAAGATCAGCGACCTCAGGGACGTGCTGGGGCAGTGGAAGAACTACACGGTGATGCCGCCagcggagaagaagaaggccaaTGCCGCCGGGAGGAGCTTCGGGTGGCGCGACCCGGCCAAGTGCGGGACGCCCGACAAGAGGCCACAGTAG
- the LOC123445239 gene encoding glycine-rich RNA-binding protein 2, mitochondrial-like → MALANKLGGLLKKATSSNPTLYQAIRCMSSSKLFVGGLSYTTDEGSLRDAFSHYGEIIDAKIIVDRDTGRSRGFGFITYAAEEQASSAIMALDGKDLHGRNLRVSAATERTSGFRNDGGRGFGGGGYGGGSYGGGGYGGNSGGGGGGGGYGGGGYGGNSGDGGGYAPSAGTDAFSGGNFAPAGGDNFAAGNFGSDSGFGGNPAGNHGAPAGSTGGDEFSLGTPGSSFESPKNGDDMDDLFKDDEPDKYASKNV, encoded by the exons ATGGCCCTGGCTAATAAGCTTGGTGGTCTGCTCAAGAAAGCCACTAGCTCGAACCCGACTCTCTATCAGGCAATAAGATGCATGTCATCCTCGAAGCTCTTCGTTGGAG GGCTTTCGTATACCACAGACGAGGGCAGTCTGAGAGATGCCTTTTCCCATTATGGAGAAATTATTGATG CTAAGATTATCGTAGACCGCGACACTGGAAGGTCTAGAGGTTTTGGCTTTATAACTTATGCAGCAGAAGAACAGGCTTCATCTGCCATCATGGCCTTGGATGGAAAG GATCTACATGGACGCAACCTACGGGTTAGTGCTGCCACTGAGAGGACCAGTGGCTTCCGTAATGATGGTGGTCGTGGCTTTGGAGGAGGCGGTTATGGTGGTGGTAGCTATGGAGGGGGCGGTTATGGTGGCaacagtggtggtggtggtggtggcggtggctatGGAGGAGGTGGTTATGGTGGCAACAGTGGTGACGGTGGCGGTTATGCCCCCTCTGCGGGCACTGATGCCTTCTCTGGAGGCAACTTTGCTCCTGCTGGCGGCGACAACTTTGCTGCCGGCAACTTTGGTAGTGACAGTGGCTTTGGTGGAAACCCAGCTGGCAACCATGGTGCTCCTGCAGGTTCCACTGGTGGTGATGAGTTCTCCCTTGGCACCCCTGGTTCCAGCTTTGAGAGCCCCAAGAATGGCGATGACATGGACGACCTCTTCAAGGATGACGAGCCTGACAAGTACGCCAGCAAGAATGTCTAG